One genomic window of Legionella jordanis includes the following:
- the parE gene encoding DNA topoisomerase IV subunit B, translated as MSASYNAEAIEVLSGLEPVQRRPGMYTDTTRPNHLAQEVIDNSVDEVIAGFASQIIVTLHEDGSVEVEDNGRGMPVDLHPQLGLSGVEVIMTRLHAGGKFSDKNYSFSGGLHGVGVSVVNALSTRVEVSIKRNGIIYGMAFADGEKVQELNELGVTKKRDTGTTIRFWPNAKYFDSTKISIKHLTHLLRAKAVLCPGLSMTFNNKVTDEEMHWCYEKGLADYLRQSLVSDYFPDEPFCGEFANEEATVDWALAWANTANAGFSESYVNLIPTPQGGTHVNGLRAGLFDALAAFCELRNLLPRGVKLSADDLWEPCQYVLSVKMKEPQFAGQTKERLSSRQIASVVANIVKDAFALWLNQHRSQGEMIAAMAIERAQKRLRQAKQVARKRVSQGPALPGKLADCLQQDLSQAELFLVEGDSAGGSAKQARNKDFQAILPLRGKILNSWEVDSSEVLASQEIHDISVAIGVDPGSADLTGLRYGRLCILADADSDGAHIATLLCALFLRHFKSLVQAGHVFVAMPPLYRIDAGKEVYYALDDEEKEQIIGKLSKNSRAKINVQRFKGLGEMNPMQLRETTMDPSTRRLVQLTLDNEEDTMALMDMMLAKKRAADRKIWLETKGNLAEI; from the coding sequence ATGTCTGCAAGTTATAATGCTGAAGCGATAGAGGTATTGAGCGGGCTTGAGCCGGTTCAGCGGCGTCCTGGTATGTATACCGACACCACAAGACCCAATCATTTGGCTCAAGAAGTCATTGACAATAGCGTAGACGAAGTTATCGCTGGCTTTGCCAGTCAAATCATCGTCACCTTGCACGAAGACGGCTCGGTAGAAGTTGAAGACAATGGCCGCGGCATGCCTGTTGATCTCCATCCCCAGCTGGGCTTGAGCGGTGTAGAAGTAATCATGACCCGCTTACATGCCGGCGGTAAATTCTCGGATAAAAACTACAGTTTTTCCGGAGGATTACATGGAGTTGGGGTTTCAGTGGTCAATGCCCTGTCCACACGTGTGGAAGTGAGTATAAAACGCAATGGCATTATCTACGGCATGGCATTTGCTGATGGAGAAAAAGTACAAGAACTCAATGAGCTCGGCGTTACTAAAAAACGTGACACAGGAACCACAATCCGGTTTTGGCCCAATGCAAAATATTTTGACAGCACCAAAATCTCAATTAAACATCTAACGCATCTTCTTCGCGCCAAGGCGGTGTTATGCCCTGGCCTCTCCATGACTTTCAACAATAAAGTCACTGATGAGGAAATGCATTGGTGTTATGAGAAAGGCTTGGCTGATTATTTACGGCAATCTTTAGTGAGTGACTATTTCCCGGATGAACCCTTTTGTGGAGAATTCGCGAATGAAGAAGCTACGGTTGATTGGGCTTTAGCTTGGGCAAACACAGCTAATGCCGGTTTTAGTGAAAGTTATGTTAATTTAATTCCAACTCCTCAAGGTGGAACTCACGTTAATGGGTTGAGGGCGGGATTGTTTGATGCTTTGGCTGCATTTTGCGAATTGCGAAACCTATTACCCCGAGGCGTTAAGCTCAGCGCAGATGATCTTTGGGAGCCTTGTCAGTATGTGTTATCGGTAAAGATGAAAGAGCCGCAATTTGCAGGGCAAACCAAAGAAAGATTAAGCTCCCGCCAAATTGCAAGCGTCGTGGCCAACATTGTTAAAGATGCGTTTGCACTTTGGCTTAACCAGCATCGAAGCCAAGGGGAAATGATTGCGGCAATGGCCATTGAGCGAGCGCAAAAACGGCTTCGGCAAGCCAAACAAGTCGCCCGCAAACGGGTGAGTCAAGGTCCTGCTTTACCTGGGAAATTGGCAGACTGCCTGCAGCAGGATTTAAGCCAGGCCGAATTATTCCTGGTGGAAGGCGACTCTGCAGGCGGCTCAGCCAAGCAGGCACGTAATAAGGATTTTCAAGCCATTCTGCCTCTGCGTGGGAAAATACTGAACTCCTGGGAAGTTGATTCATCCGAAGTATTGGCTTCGCAAGAAATTCATGATATCTCCGTTGCCATTGGTGTAGATCCTGGCTCAGCTGATCTGACCGGTTTGCGCTACGGCAGACTGTGCATTCTCGCTGACGCGGACTCAGATGGAGCGCACATTGCCACCCTTCTTTGTGCTTTGTTTTTACGTCATTTCAAATCTTTGGTGCAAGCTGGACATGTATTTGTAGCCATGCCCCCTCTTTATCGCATCGACGCAGGAAAAGAAGTTTATTATGCTTTGGATGATGAAGAGAAAGAACAAATAATTGGGAAGTTGAGTAAAAACAGCAGAGCTAAAATTAACGTTCAGCGTTTCAAAGGTCTTGGCGAAATGAATCCTATGCAACTTCGAGAAACGACTATGGATCCAAGCACTCGCCGCCTGGTTCAACTTACTTTGGACAATGAAGAAGACACAATGGCTTTAATGGACATGATGCTGGCGAAGAAAAGAGCTGCAGATCGAAAGATATGGTTAGAAACTAAAGGCAATTTGGCTGAAATTTAG
- a CDS encoding SGNH/GDSL hydrolase family protein, whose product MAKQICYHVFMGDSLSDPGFMDHRKLAGIIPMDGLSGLKGKSPQGSFTNGYVWDKNFGITEAEECIIKQLEYKGQRPTDIADGIIDHEERIERPFTDDFQLDVYRQINFKHQDFVRYYAEGGLTSYNYSGRITADFKLLATEKILSTLEGKRQLLLEDDKARGITQDHRDETLITEWSGANDLITVNNRPSKEEAERAVKARLDNVEQLIKVGYCHFVLFDLPDLSLTPRFQKMEQSEQNNAHVVCLYFNELLNQGVARLRKAYSYCDIDVFNASGIFKDAYEHPERYALDVNKLHTPYITSPDFKIKPNHTSPAPGYMFWDDVHPSAHVQDILAEKYAEKYSLNYSFSTPHESLITQFKETYGQCFEDDLRGWFSFFRTSHISYNNPMLKLECILDHALNQGGQRSRKVIQQLGWINGQGQLLSKNPELVKAMEHLRQPKSTVDVEQESGALSLFD is encoded by the coding sequence ATGGCCAAGCAAATTTGTTACCATGTTTTTATGGGTGATAGTCTCAGCGACCCCGGTTTTATGGATCACAGGAAATTGGCAGGCATTATTCCAATGGATGGTTTAAGTGGTCTTAAAGGCAAGTCTCCCCAAGGTTCTTTCACCAATGGCTATGTCTGGGATAAAAATTTCGGGATTACAGAAGCTGAAGAATGCATCATTAAACAGTTGGAATACAAAGGTCAACGTCCTACGGATATTGCAGATGGAATCATTGACCATGAGGAACGCATTGAACGGCCATTCACAGATGATTTTCAACTCGATGTTTACCGGCAAATCAATTTTAAGCATCAGGATTTTGTTCGCTATTATGCTGAAGGAGGATTAACCTCCTACAATTACTCCGGAAGAATTACGGCCGACTTTAAATTATTGGCAACGGAAAAAATCTTATCCACCCTTGAGGGCAAACGCCAATTATTATTGGAAGACGATAAAGCCCGCGGAATAACTCAAGATCATCGAGATGAAACGCTCATTACCGAATGGTCAGGCGCCAATGACCTTATTACTGTAAACAACCGACCAAGTAAAGAAGAAGCAGAACGGGCAGTTAAAGCGAGACTGGATAATGTTGAACAGTTAATTAAGGTGGGATATTGCCATTTTGTATTATTCGATTTGCCCGATTTATCACTCACTCCACGCTTTCAAAAGATGGAACAGTCAGAGCAGAATAATGCTCATGTTGTTTGCTTGTATTTTAATGAACTTTTAAACCAAGGGGTAGCGCGCTTAAGAAAGGCTTACAGTTACTGTGATATTGATGTCTTTAATGCCTCAGGAATATTCAAAGACGCTTATGAGCATCCTGAGAGATATGCTCTGGATGTGAATAAACTGCACACGCCATACATCACCTCCCCTGATTTTAAGATAAAACCTAATCACACCTCACCTGCACCAGGTTACATGTTCTGGGATGATGTCCACCCGAGCGCCCATGTGCAAGATATTCTGGCGGAAAAATACGCTGAGAAATACAGCTTAAACTATTCATTCTCAACCCCGCATGAATCTTTAATCACACAATTTAAAGAAACTTACGGGCAATGCTTTGAAGATGATTTGCGGGGTTGGTTCAGCTTCTTTAGAACGTCCCACATTTCCTATAATAACCCAATGCTCAAGCTTGAGTGCATTCTTGATCATGCCTTGAACCAGGGTGGTCAACGCAGCCGCAAAGTGATTCAACAGCTAGGCTGGATCAATGGACAGGGCCAACTTCTCTCTAAAAATCCTGAGTTGGTGAAAGCGATGGAACACCTCAGACAACCTAAGTCCACAGTTGATGTTGAACAGGAGTCAGGTGCTCTTTCCTTATTTGATTAA
- a CDS encoding UvrD-helicase domain-containing protein, which translates to MLSDSLQRSKATDPRGSFIVQAPAGSGKTELLTQRFLRLLSTVNAPEEIIALTFTRKAASEMRERILHALRRAYEGEKPDSAHQQQTQHYAQEALARSEQLGWDLLKQPGRLSIMTLDALCQMICHAIPLQDRQIPYSKITEKPEAYYHMAVRSCLDHALSDARFHPSLKTLLAHVDNRQDKLLTFFSEMLANRDQWLSSLYMAREQEQTAFENMLAQIEELELNRFKESVYLEDREPLCFLARLMAEVTALPDSPHYPLRNWFNFEDLNREQACGLASILLTSKNEIRSRLDLKRGACDNQLYDQIKTQSTELFKRLKTTANFLECLLKVKSLPAPRYHPEQWQVLQALFNLLPLLVAHLQLIFGTHNEVDFTAISQQALFALGEEDNPTDLALHLDNRINHLLIDEFQDTSISQYQLLEKLVRGWEPQDGRTLFLVGDPMQSIYRFRQAEVGLFLKAKQQGIGSVKLEFLELCCNFRSSATIVNWINKQFSSIFPAKDSIESGAISFHPSVAVLPSPETSWIKAYQFQNRSEEAKALVDCAIQELQDFPQDEVAILVRSRNQLAEVFKILRARQIPFQAVEIELLSKLPHLRDLYTLTEALLMPANRLAWLSFLRSPFCGLSLVDLHAVANFDKKKSIYHALMHLNQIALSEEGRLRLEFIQGVLHNALLKRHQLPLVEWITDTLKELHVDAILPETKRADLQQFWALLERFSENGYPNLEQFRVEFNKLYAKRSHSSRLQVMTIHKSKGLEFDSIILPGLSTKGPNQETPLLRWLKFPSAHNDFFLVSPIKAAHHENCLLYNYLAKLDAEKSNYELQRLLYVAATRAKKRLYLFDYSERESKGSFRKLLKNQEFISTKSLETEEISSFNPPPLQRLPTHYYQNKVTLHHSINAIRLPKFAQNLRQIGVVAHELLQWVCNNHPENIQQLPWDMVSQRFKTLGFNPGELKTACAWLKEKMANLFANPIGQWIIKAQAEEANEYALIISREGEATTRILDRTFIYQGKRWIIDFKTGNDDEQAQDSHRQQVNEYASYFINSMNNQVHCGLFYLASGKWLTWEYQTPETLFMAAT; encoded by the coding sequence GTCAATGCCCCCGAGGAAATCATCGCCCTAACCTTCACCCGCAAAGCGGCCAGTGAAATGAGAGAGCGTATTCTGCATGCTTTAAGGCGGGCCTATGAAGGTGAAAAACCTGACTCAGCTCATCAGCAACAAACGCAGCACTATGCTCAAGAAGCCCTGGCACGGAGTGAACAGCTAGGTTGGGATTTATTAAAACAGCCAGGGCGACTGTCAATTATGACTCTTGATGCGCTGTGTCAGATGATTTGTCATGCAATACCATTGCAAGACCGCCAAATTCCTTATTCCAAAATTACGGAAAAACCGGAAGCTTATTATCACATGGCTGTTCGGTCCTGCCTGGATCATGCCTTATCAGATGCTCGGTTCCATCCCTCCTTAAAAACCTTGCTCGCCCATGTTGATAATCGTCAAGATAAATTGCTCACTTTTTTTTCCGAAATGTTAGCCAATCGAGATCAATGGCTCTCTTCTTTATACATGGCTCGCGAACAAGAACAAACCGCATTTGAAAATATGCTCGCCCAAATCGAAGAATTGGAGCTGAACCGGTTTAAAGAAAGCGTTTACCTTGAAGATCGTGAGCCGCTATGCTTTTTAGCCAGGCTAATGGCAGAAGTTACGGCTCTTCCAGACTCACCTCACTATCCTTTGCGTAATTGGTTTAATTTTGAAGACTTAAACCGTGAACAAGCCTGTGGTTTGGCTTCCATCTTGCTGACTTCAAAAAATGAGATCAGGAGTCGGCTTGACCTTAAGCGAGGTGCCTGTGATAACCAGCTATATGATCAGATCAAAACCCAAAGTACGGAACTCTTTAAACGACTGAAAACTACAGCAAATTTCCTTGAATGTTTACTCAAGGTTAAAAGCTTGCCTGCTCCTCGCTATCATCCAGAACAATGGCAAGTTTTGCAGGCGCTTTTTAATTTATTGCCTTTGCTGGTTGCACATCTGCAACTCATCTTCGGTACTCACAATGAAGTGGATTTCACAGCCATTTCACAACAAGCCTTGTTTGCTTTAGGAGAAGAGGATAACCCAACGGATCTCGCCCTTCATCTTGATAATCGCATTAACCATTTACTCATTGATGAATTTCAAGACACTTCAATTTCGCAGTATCAACTGCTGGAAAAATTAGTGAGAGGATGGGAGCCTCAAGATGGACGGACACTTTTTTTGGTTGGGGATCCCATGCAATCGATTTATCGATTCAGGCAGGCTGAAGTTGGCTTATTTTTGAAAGCCAAGCAGCAAGGGATTGGTTCAGTAAAACTGGAATTTTTAGAACTTTGCTGTAATTTTCGCTCCTCAGCAACCATAGTTAACTGGATAAATAAACAATTTTCCTCGATTTTTCCAGCTAAAGACAGCATTGAGTCTGGTGCTATTTCATTTCACCCGTCTGTAGCTGTTCTTCCTTCTCCGGAGACAAGCTGGATAAAAGCTTATCAATTTCAAAATCGTAGTGAAGAGGCAAAAGCCCTGGTGGATTGTGCCATTCAAGAATTACAGGATTTTCCCCAAGATGAAGTTGCAATTTTAGTCCGATCTCGCAATCAATTGGCTGAGGTGTTCAAAATATTGAGAGCACGGCAAATTCCCTTTCAAGCCGTTGAAATTGAACTACTCTCCAAATTGCCGCATCTTCGAGATCTGTATACTTTAACTGAGGCCTTGCTAATGCCTGCCAACCGTTTAGCCTGGCTTAGTTTTTTGAGAAGTCCCTTCTGTGGCTTGTCGCTCGTGGATCTTCATGCCGTTGCTAATTTTGACAAAAAAAAATCAATTTACCATGCCCTAATGCATTTAAATCAGATTGCATTGAGCGAAGAGGGTCGTCTTCGCCTCGAATTCATTCAGGGGGTCTTGCACAATGCGCTTTTAAAACGGCATCAACTGCCTTTAGTTGAGTGGATTACCGACACTCTTAAAGAGTTGCATGTCGATGCAATTTTACCTGAGACTAAAAGAGCTGACTTGCAGCAATTTTGGGCTTTGCTGGAACGATTTAGCGAAAATGGCTATCCAAACCTGGAGCAATTTCGAGTTGAATTTAATAAACTTTATGCGAAAAGAAGCCATTCCTCACGATTACAAGTGATGACCATTCATAAATCCAAAGGATTAGAGTTTGATTCAATCATCTTACCCGGTCTCAGCACTAAAGGTCCTAATCAGGAAACACCGCTGCTTCGTTGGCTAAAATTCCCCTCAGCCCACAATGACTTTTTTTTGGTTTCCCCTATTAAGGCCGCACACCATGAAAATTGCCTGCTTTACAATTATCTGGCTAAATTGGATGCTGAAAAAAGCAATTATGAATTGCAACGCCTGCTGTATGTGGCTGCGACACGCGCCAAAAAACGACTTTATCTTTTTGATTACAGCGAGAGAGAGAGCAAGGGAAGTTTCCGCAAATTATTAAAAAATCAGGAGTTTATCAGCACTAAATCCCTGGAAACAGAAGAAATCAGCAGTTTTAATCCCCCTCCTCTGCAAAGACTGCCTACCCACTATTATCAAAACAAGGTGACACTCCACCACTCAATCAATGCAATCCGACTGCCAAAGTTTGCACAAAATTTGCGCCAAATAGGCGTCGTGGCGCATGAACTATTGCAATGGGTTTGCAATAACCATCCGGAAAATATTCAGCAATTACCCTGGGACATGGTTAGCCAGCGCTTCAAAACGCTAGGCTTCAATCCAGGTGAGCTGAAAACCGCTTGCGCCTGGTTAAAGGAAAAAATGGCCAATTTATTCGCAAACCCCATCGGCCAATGGATTATTAAGGCACAGGCCGAAGAAGCTAATGAATATGCTTTAATCATTTCGAGAGAGGGGGAAGCAACTACACGCATCCTGGATCGCACCTTCATTTATCAGGGTAAGCGATGGATTATTGATTTCAAAACAGGGAACGACGATGAGCAAGCTCAAGACAGCCATCGTCAACAAGTTAATGAATACGCCAGTTATTTTATAAATTCCATGAACAATCAGGTTCACTGCGGTTTATTTTATTTAGCCAGTGGGAAATGGTTGACTTGGGAATATCAAACCCCAGAAACCTTGTTTATGGCCGCGACGTAA
- the apbC gene encoding iron-sulfur cluster carrier protein ApbC has protein sequence MNIEDIIRESLVDTYEPLLQLSLQEMGLRYELAVNQQTIHLKLLAGFPSDWLEQTLLPILQSKLEKVLPNYLINISFDFFVKAHQTQMIGKGLKGVKNTIAIASGKGGVGKSTVAVNLAIALARSGAKVGLLDADIYGPSIPLMLGSAEPVAVANDQYVPVKAHGIQAMSIGYLTDSNEALIWRGPMLAKSLMQMLDLTKWDDLDYLIIDLPPGTGDIQLSLVQKIPLTGAIVVTTPQNVATLDAQKAIKMFEKTNIDVLGLVENMSMHTCSQCGHQEAIFGSGGAEELADTFKLPLLGKLPLDKRIQQETDEGNPTAAQNENKVAERFIQIALRAAIFLSQKPLNYAGKFPNIVVE, from the coding sequence ATGAACATAGAAGACATTATTCGAGAGTCATTAGTAGATACTTATGAGCCATTGCTGCAATTAAGCTTGCAAGAGATGGGTTTACGCTATGAGCTTGCTGTAAATCAGCAAACCATCCATCTTAAATTACTCGCCGGGTTCCCCAGCGATTGGCTTGAGCAAACTCTCTTGCCTATTCTCCAAAGCAAGTTGGAAAAAGTTCTACCCAATTACCTAATTAACATTTCTTTTGATTTTTTTGTCAAAGCGCATCAAACACAAATGATAGGCAAAGGTTTAAAAGGAGTAAAAAACACGATCGCTATCGCTTCCGGTAAAGGTGGTGTTGGGAAATCAACCGTTGCTGTCAATTTAGCGATTGCCCTTGCAAGAAGCGGAGCCAAAGTAGGTCTTTTAGATGCCGACATTTATGGACCAAGTATTCCTTTAATGCTTGGTTCAGCAGAACCTGTTGCAGTAGCCAATGATCAATATGTGCCCGTCAAAGCTCATGGCATCCAGGCCATGTCCATTGGCTATTTGACGGATAGCAATGAAGCATTAATATGGCGTGGCCCAATGCTGGCTAAATCCCTCATGCAAATGCTGGATTTAACCAAATGGGATGATTTGGATTATCTAATCATCGATTTGCCTCCAGGAACAGGTGATATTCAGCTCAGTTTGGTACAAAAAATTCCGCTTACGGGTGCTATTGTAGTCACAACCCCTCAAAACGTTGCCACTCTAGATGCTCAAAAAGCCATTAAAATGTTTGAAAAAACAAATATTGATGTACTTGGACTCGTTGAGAATATGTCCATGCATACTTGCTCTCAATGTGGGCACCAGGAGGCTATTTTTGGCAGCGGTGGTGCAGAAGAATTAGCGGATACCTTTAAACTGCCTCTTTTAGGCAAGCTTCCCCTGGATAAACGAATACAACAAGAAACGGATGAGGGCAATCCAACAGCGGCACAGAACGAGAATAAGGTGGCGGAGCGCTTCATTCAAATTGCTCTTCGCGCTGCAATTTTTCTGTCGCAAAAACCTCTTAACTACGCAGGAAAATTCCCCAATATTGTCGTTGAATAA